Proteins encoded by one window of Brienomyrus brachyistius isolate T26 chromosome 1, BBRACH_0.4, whole genome shotgun sequence:
- the helb gene encoding DNA helicase B isoform X3: MVTGKARSEKKKLVLMDPPSFQLRTNVEEDIMNLFFKECGVHHSHVMDFRQWLKAESVLNFENLLQLLDKFGMVPDGQHKEVAGQMKKQVTQSVAGRRVFAAAAYPHVMKHLPTLFPKHFLELLQKGKEPSIKEEDDNSLLGRLENIIRKEAWKLGFSDILHKELGLMRCEATVKAFQACGLFHEISTLQKNALLVYSKLKQVCYRTGSTYVDLKDLKEDRPEDEHREAVFFLRDQGVVVKTMKTRVALRKLYTYETGIANCLEQLLSRSPYVIDLDAKEVLQKSISTNSGIQMDPDAEQVQAAKMICANPISIISGKGGSGKTTVVCQVLKAAMEQGRCAKEEVKNVPWDFETSDKAEVLLTAPTGRAAALLTKKMEFKAYTLHQVLWSFMNEEKDGSGAPKKWKFSSVRVFVVDEGSLMCVQIFHSVLKMLTDYGQLQKIIILGDLRQLPSIRPGNVLSDLFNGVLRVHWATEMKTNHRAESELIVKNAELISKRCCDLEWDATVDLTSPFTNPSLPPPPPNSHFIAVLLPQDNTYFAHLKKAVTALLEAGPGLKTDRSSQFIAFSRKECAYINELCWDYKHRTGSACMISHKKKPVFRQGDKVCCTRNGSVTDLELGKDWDQLSCRGSDTEDDTEGYDEKKNIKKRLCNGQIFFIKDDVTVVEAAARGKRRYLTLDDNDGCIFTVLFKELQKECKIQHAWARTIHTFQGSEAETVVYVLGSGWYQDWRHMYTAVTRGRKRVYVLMRKDSLKNAIKRRVTNRKTQLEGLVKQVIAKMVPTKAGPAAAAGSNHPGDDYDGNKTAAKRPKMEAQESPSPMGPVP; the protein is encoded by the exons ATGGTCACAGGCAAGGCAAGATCTGAGAAGAAAAAGTTGGTGCTGATGGACCCTCCATCCTTCCAGCTGCGGACTAATGTGGAGGAAGATATCATGAACTTGTTCTTCAAAGAGTGCGGCGTGCATCATTCTCACGTCATGGATTTCAGGCAGTGGCTGAAGGCAGAAAGTGTGCTGAATTTCGAAAACCTGCTACAGCTGCTTGACAAGTTTGGGATGGTGCCGGATGGTCAGCATAAAGAAGTGGCAGGGCAGATGAAGAAGCAGGTTACTCAGTCAG TTGCAGGGAGGCGTGTGTTTGCCGCAGCAGCGTATCCTCATGTGATGAAGCACCTGCCCACCCTGTTTCCAAAGCACTTTCTGGAGCTCCTCCAGAAAGGCAAGGAGCCATCTATCAAGGAGGAAGATGACAACAGCTTGCTGGGCAGGCTGGAGAACATTATTAGGAAAGAAGCGTGGAAGCTGGGTTTCAGCGAT ATCCTGCACAAGGAGCTTGGTCTGATGCGATGTGAGGCCACTGTGAAGGCTTTCCAAGCTTGTGGGCTGTTCCATGAGATCTCCACCCTGCAGAAGAATGCCTTACTGGTTTATTCAAAACTGAAGCAAGTTTGCTACAGGACCGGCAGCACCTATGTGGATCTGAAGGACCTCAAAGAAGACAGGCCAGAGGATGAGCACAGGGAGGCAGTCTTTTTTCTCAGGGACCAGGGTGTAGTTGTGAAAACCATGAAGACACGTGTGGCTCTGAGGAAGCTATACACCTATGAGACAGGCATCGCCAACTGCTTGGAGCAGCTACTGTCTAGGTCTCCATATGTCATTGATCTGGATGCCAAAGAAGTCCTTCAAAAGAGTATCAGTACAAATAGTGGTATACAGATGGATCCTGACGCAGAGCAGGTTCAAGCTGCCAAGATGATCTGTGCCAACCCCATATCCATCATCAGTGGGAAGGGAGGCTCTGGAAAAACCACAGTTGTCTGCCAGGTTTTGAAGGCAGCCATGGAGCAGGGCAGGTGTGCCAAGGAGGAAGTGAAGAATGTCCCTTGGGATTTTGAAACCAGTGATAAGGCGGAGGTCCTTCTTACCGCACCTACTGGACGGGCAGCTGCCTTGTTGACCAAGAAGATGGAGTTTAAAGCATACACATTACATCAG GTGTTGTGGAGTTTTATGAATGAGGAGAAGGATGGTAGTGGGGCCCCAAAGAAGTGGAAGTTTTCCTCCGTGCGAGTGTTTGTGGTGGATGAGGGTAGCCTCATGTGTGTGCAGATCTTCCACTCTGTCCTCAAAATGCTGACAGACTATGGCCAGCTCCAGAAGATCATCATTCTGG GAGACTTGAGACAATTGCCCAGCATCAGACCAGGGAACGTGCTATCTGACCTGTTCAACGGCGTGCTCCGTGTCCATTGGGCCACAGAGATGAAAACAAACCATCGGGCCGAGTCAGAGTTGATAGTCAAGAATGCCGAACT AATCTCTAAGAGGTGTTGTGACCTGGAATGGGATGCCACCGTGGACTTGACCTCCCCTTTCACCAACCCCTCtctccccccgccaccccccaacAGCCATTTCATTGCTGTTCTTCTTCCACAAGACAACA CCTATTTCGCACACCTAAAAAAGGCGGTCACCGCGCTGCTGGAAGCTGGCCCAGGGTTGAAGACTGACAGGTCCTCACAGTTCATTGCATTCTCAAG GAAGGAGTGTGCATATATCAATGAGCTGTGCTGGGATTATAAACACCGTACCGGGTCAGCCTGCATGAT AAGCCACAAGAAGAAACCAGTGTTTAGGCAAGGTGACAAAGTGTGCTGTACGAGGAACGGCTCCGTTACAGACCTCGAGTTGGGGAAAGACTGGGACCAGCTCAGCTGCAGAGGATCCGATACCGAGGATGACACTGAAGGTTACGATGAAAAGAAGAATATCAAGAAGCGACTCTGCAATGGACAGATCTTCTTCATCAAGGAC GATGTGACGGTCGTGGAGGCTGCAGCACGGGGCAAGAGACGGTACCTAACTCTGGACGACAACGATGGCTGTATCTTTACTGTGCTTTTTAAGGAGCTGCAGAAAGAGTGCAAGATCCAGCACGCCTGGGCCAGGACCATCCACACCTTCCAG GGGTCAGAAGCTGAGACCGTCGTGTACGTCCTGGGATCAGGGTGGTATCAGGACTGGAGACACATGTACACGGCCGTGACACGAGGGCGAAAGCGCGTCTATGTGCTGATGCGCAAGGACAGCCTGAAAAATGCCATCAAAAGAAGGGTCACCAACCGTAAAActcagctggaaggtctggtgAAGCAAGTGATTGCCAAAATGGTGCCCACTAAGGCAGGACCAGCTGCAGCAGCTGGCAGCAATCATCCGGGTGACGACTACGATGGCAACAAGACCGCAGCCAAAAGGCCCAAG atgGAGGCCCAAGAGTCTCCCTCTCCCATGGGGCCTGTTCCATAA
- the helb gene encoding DNA helicase B isoform X2, with translation MRKRCIREAKDGLRFYDFETNKEHCAEGKFTLLDPWWMVTGKARSEKKKLVLMDPPSFQLRTNVEEDIMNLFFKECGVHHSHVMDFRQWLKAESVLNFENLLQLLDKFGMVPDGQHKEVAGQMKKQVTQSVAGRRVFAAAAYPHVMKHLPTLFPKHFLELLQKGKEPSIKEEDDNSLLGRLENIIRKEAWKLGFSDILHKELGLMRCEATVKAFQACGLFHEISTLQKNALLVYSKLKQVCYRTGSTYVDLKDLKEDRPEDEHREAVFFLRDQGVVVKTMKTRVALRKLYTYETGIANCLEQLLSRSPYVIDLDAKEVLQKSISTNSGIQMDPDAEQVQAAKMICANPISIISGKGGSGKTTVVCQVLKAAMEQGRCAKEEVKNVPWDFETSDKAEVLLTAPTGRAAALLTKKMEFKAYTLHQVLWSFMNEEKDGSGAPKKWKFSSVRVFVVDEGSLMCVQIFHSVLKMLTDYGQLQKIIILGDLRQLPSIRPGNVLSDLFNGVLRVHWATEMKTNHRAESELIVKNAELISKRCCDLEWDATVDLTSPFTNPSLPPPPPNSHFIAVLLPQDNTYFAHLKKAVTALLEAGPGLKTDRSSQFIAFSRKECAYINELCWDYKHRTGSACMISHKKKPVFRQGDKVCCTRNGSVTDLELGKDWDQLSCRGSDTEDDTEGYDEKKNIKKRLCNGQIFFIKDDVTVVEAAARGKRRYLTLDDNDGCIFTVLFKELQKECKIQHAWARTIHTFQGSEAETVVYVLGSGWYQDWRHMYTAVTRGRKRVYVLMRKDSLKNAIKRRVTNRKTQLEGLVKQVIAKMVPTKAGPAAAAGSNHPGDDYDGNKTAAKRPKMEAQESPSPMGPVP, from the exons tgAGGTTCTACGATTTTGAAACTAACAAAGAGCACTGTGCAGAGGGAAAGTTCACACTCCTGGACCCCTGGTGGATGGTCACAGGCAAGGCAAGATCTGAGAAGAAAAAGTTGGTGCTGATGGACCCTCCATCCTTCCAGCTGCGGACTAATGTGGAGGAAGATATCATGAACTTGTTCTTCAAAGAGTGCGGCGTGCATCATTCTCACGTCATGGATTTCAGGCAGTGGCTGAAGGCAGAAAGTGTGCTGAATTTCGAAAACCTGCTACAGCTGCTTGACAAGTTTGGGATGGTGCCGGATGGTCAGCATAAAGAAGTGGCAGGGCAGATGAAGAAGCAGGTTACTCAGTCAG TTGCAGGGAGGCGTGTGTTTGCCGCAGCAGCGTATCCTCATGTGATGAAGCACCTGCCCACCCTGTTTCCAAAGCACTTTCTGGAGCTCCTCCAGAAAGGCAAGGAGCCATCTATCAAGGAGGAAGATGACAACAGCTTGCTGGGCAGGCTGGAGAACATTATTAGGAAAGAAGCGTGGAAGCTGGGTTTCAGCGAT ATCCTGCACAAGGAGCTTGGTCTGATGCGATGTGAGGCCACTGTGAAGGCTTTCCAAGCTTGTGGGCTGTTCCATGAGATCTCCACCCTGCAGAAGAATGCCTTACTGGTTTATTCAAAACTGAAGCAAGTTTGCTACAGGACCGGCAGCACCTATGTGGATCTGAAGGACCTCAAAGAAGACAGGCCAGAGGATGAGCACAGGGAGGCAGTCTTTTTTCTCAGGGACCAGGGTGTAGTTGTGAAAACCATGAAGACACGTGTGGCTCTGAGGAAGCTATACACCTATGAGACAGGCATCGCCAACTGCTTGGAGCAGCTACTGTCTAGGTCTCCATATGTCATTGATCTGGATGCCAAAGAAGTCCTTCAAAAGAGTATCAGTACAAATAGTGGTATACAGATGGATCCTGACGCAGAGCAGGTTCAAGCTGCCAAGATGATCTGTGCCAACCCCATATCCATCATCAGTGGGAAGGGAGGCTCTGGAAAAACCACAGTTGTCTGCCAGGTTTTGAAGGCAGCCATGGAGCAGGGCAGGTGTGCCAAGGAGGAAGTGAAGAATGTCCCTTGGGATTTTGAAACCAGTGATAAGGCGGAGGTCCTTCTTACCGCACCTACTGGACGGGCAGCTGCCTTGTTGACCAAGAAGATGGAGTTTAAAGCATACACATTACATCAG GTGTTGTGGAGTTTTATGAATGAGGAGAAGGATGGTAGTGGGGCCCCAAAGAAGTGGAAGTTTTCCTCCGTGCGAGTGTTTGTGGTGGATGAGGGTAGCCTCATGTGTGTGCAGATCTTCCACTCTGTCCTCAAAATGCTGACAGACTATGGCCAGCTCCAGAAGATCATCATTCTGG GAGACTTGAGACAATTGCCCAGCATCAGACCAGGGAACGTGCTATCTGACCTGTTCAACGGCGTGCTCCGTGTCCATTGGGCCACAGAGATGAAAACAAACCATCGGGCCGAGTCAGAGTTGATAGTCAAGAATGCCGAACT AATCTCTAAGAGGTGTTGTGACCTGGAATGGGATGCCACCGTGGACTTGACCTCCCCTTTCACCAACCCCTCtctccccccgccaccccccaacAGCCATTTCATTGCTGTTCTTCTTCCACAAGACAACA CCTATTTCGCACACCTAAAAAAGGCGGTCACCGCGCTGCTGGAAGCTGGCCCAGGGTTGAAGACTGACAGGTCCTCACAGTTCATTGCATTCTCAAG GAAGGAGTGTGCATATATCAATGAGCTGTGCTGGGATTATAAACACCGTACCGGGTCAGCCTGCATGAT AAGCCACAAGAAGAAACCAGTGTTTAGGCAAGGTGACAAAGTGTGCTGTACGAGGAACGGCTCCGTTACAGACCTCGAGTTGGGGAAAGACTGGGACCAGCTCAGCTGCAGAGGATCCGATACCGAGGATGACACTGAAGGTTACGATGAAAAGAAGAATATCAAGAAGCGACTCTGCAATGGACAGATCTTCTTCATCAAGGAC GATGTGACGGTCGTGGAGGCTGCAGCACGGGGCAAGAGACGGTACCTAACTCTGGACGACAACGATGGCTGTATCTTTACTGTGCTTTTTAAGGAGCTGCAGAAAGAGTGCAAGATCCAGCACGCCTGGGCCAGGACCATCCACACCTTCCAG GGGTCAGAAGCTGAGACCGTCGTGTACGTCCTGGGATCAGGGTGGTATCAGGACTGGAGACACATGTACACGGCCGTGACACGAGGGCGAAAGCGCGTCTATGTGCTGATGCGCAAGGACAGCCTGAAAAATGCCATCAAAAGAAGGGTCACCAACCGTAAAActcagctggaaggtctggtgAAGCAAGTGATTGCCAAAATGGTGCCCACTAAGGCAGGACCAGCTGCAGCAGCTGGCAGCAATCATCCGGGTGACGACTACGATGGCAACAAGACCGCAGCCAAAAGGCCCAAG atgGAGGCCCAAGAGTCTCCCTCTCCCATGGGGCCTGTTCCATAA
- the helb gene encoding DNA helicase B isoform X1: MSPFRTIVGYILPPKDKRFAENDGHEGLDTEEEEEEEEEEEGGQPEFLDFTEMSGGVMIKVTQIARTQVRFYDFETNKEHCAEGKFTLLDPWWMVTGKARSEKKKLVLMDPPSFQLRTNVEEDIMNLFFKECGVHHSHVMDFRQWLKAESVLNFENLLQLLDKFGMVPDGQHKEVAGQMKKQVTQSVAGRRVFAAAAYPHVMKHLPTLFPKHFLELLQKGKEPSIKEEDDNSLLGRLENIIRKEAWKLGFSDILHKELGLMRCEATVKAFQACGLFHEISTLQKNALLVYSKLKQVCYRTGSTYVDLKDLKEDRPEDEHREAVFFLRDQGVVVKTMKTRVALRKLYTYETGIANCLEQLLSRSPYVIDLDAKEVLQKSISTNSGIQMDPDAEQVQAAKMICANPISIISGKGGSGKTTVVCQVLKAAMEQGRCAKEEVKNVPWDFETSDKAEVLLTAPTGRAAALLTKKMEFKAYTLHQVLWSFMNEEKDGSGAPKKWKFSSVRVFVVDEGSLMCVQIFHSVLKMLTDYGQLQKIIILGDLRQLPSIRPGNVLSDLFNGVLRVHWATEMKTNHRAESELIVKNAELISKRCCDLEWDATVDLTSPFTNPSLPPPPPNSHFIAVLLPQDNTYFAHLKKAVTALLEAGPGLKTDRSSQFIAFSRKECAYINELCWDYKHRTGSACMISHKKKPVFRQGDKVCCTRNGSVTDLELGKDWDQLSCRGSDTEDDTEGYDEKKNIKKRLCNGQIFFIKDDVTVVEAAARGKRRYLTLDDNDGCIFTVLFKELQKECKIQHAWARTIHTFQGSEAETVVYVLGSGWYQDWRHMYTAVTRGRKRVYVLMRKDSLKNAIKRRVTNRKTQLEGLVKQVIAKMVPTKAGPAAAAGSNHPGDDYDGNKTAAKRPKMEAQESPSPMGPVP; encoded by the exons tgAGGTTCTACGATTTTGAAACTAACAAAGAGCACTGTGCAGAGGGAAAGTTCACACTCCTGGACCCCTGGTGGATGGTCACAGGCAAGGCAAGATCTGAGAAGAAAAAGTTGGTGCTGATGGACCCTCCATCCTTCCAGCTGCGGACTAATGTGGAGGAAGATATCATGAACTTGTTCTTCAAAGAGTGCGGCGTGCATCATTCTCACGTCATGGATTTCAGGCAGTGGCTGAAGGCAGAAAGTGTGCTGAATTTCGAAAACCTGCTACAGCTGCTTGACAAGTTTGGGATGGTGCCGGATGGTCAGCATAAAGAAGTGGCAGGGCAGATGAAGAAGCAGGTTACTCAGTCAG TTGCAGGGAGGCGTGTGTTTGCCGCAGCAGCGTATCCTCATGTGATGAAGCACCTGCCCACCCTGTTTCCAAAGCACTTTCTGGAGCTCCTCCAGAAAGGCAAGGAGCCATCTATCAAGGAGGAAGATGACAACAGCTTGCTGGGCAGGCTGGAGAACATTATTAGGAAAGAAGCGTGGAAGCTGGGTTTCAGCGAT ATCCTGCACAAGGAGCTTGGTCTGATGCGATGTGAGGCCACTGTGAAGGCTTTCCAAGCTTGTGGGCTGTTCCATGAGATCTCCACCCTGCAGAAGAATGCCTTACTGGTTTATTCAAAACTGAAGCAAGTTTGCTACAGGACCGGCAGCACCTATGTGGATCTGAAGGACCTCAAAGAAGACAGGCCAGAGGATGAGCACAGGGAGGCAGTCTTTTTTCTCAGGGACCAGGGTGTAGTTGTGAAAACCATGAAGACACGTGTGGCTCTGAGGAAGCTATACACCTATGAGACAGGCATCGCCAACTGCTTGGAGCAGCTACTGTCTAGGTCTCCATATGTCATTGATCTGGATGCCAAAGAAGTCCTTCAAAAGAGTATCAGTACAAATAGTGGTATACAGATGGATCCTGACGCAGAGCAGGTTCAAGCTGCCAAGATGATCTGTGCCAACCCCATATCCATCATCAGTGGGAAGGGAGGCTCTGGAAAAACCACAGTTGTCTGCCAGGTTTTGAAGGCAGCCATGGAGCAGGGCAGGTGTGCCAAGGAGGAAGTGAAGAATGTCCCTTGGGATTTTGAAACCAGTGATAAGGCGGAGGTCCTTCTTACCGCACCTACTGGACGGGCAGCTGCCTTGTTGACCAAGAAGATGGAGTTTAAAGCATACACATTACATCAG GTGTTGTGGAGTTTTATGAATGAGGAGAAGGATGGTAGTGGGGCCCCAAAGAAGTGGAAGTTTTCCTCCGTGCGAGTGTTTGTGGTGGATGAGGGTAGCCTCATGTGTGTGCAGATCTTCCACTCTGTCCTCAAAATGCTGACAGACTATGGCCAGCTCCAGAAGATCATCATTCTGG GAGACTTGAGACAATTGCCCAGCATCAGACCAGGGAACGTGCTATCTGACCTGTTCAACGGCGTGCTCCGTGTCCATTGGGCCACAGAGATGAAAACAAACCATCGGGCCGAGTCAGAGTTGATAGTCAAGAATGCCGAACT AATCTCTAAGAGGTGTTGTGACCTGGAATGGGATGCCACCGTGGACTTGACCTCCCCTTTCACCAACCCCTCtctccccccgccaccccccaacAGCCATTTCATTGCTGTTCTTCTTCCACAAGACAACA CCTATTTCGCACACCTAAAAAAGGCGGTCACCGCGCTGCTGGAAGCTGGCCCAGGGTTGAAGACTGACAGGTCCTCACAGTTCATTGCATTCTCAAG GAAGGAGTGTGCATATATCAATGAGCTGTGCTGGGATTATAAACACCGTACCGGGTCAGCCTGCATGAT AAGCCACAAGAAGAAACCAGTGTTTAGGCAAGGTGACAAAGTGTGCTGTACGAGGAACGGCTCCGTTACAGACCTCGAGTTGGGGAAAGACTGGGACCAGCTCAGCTGCAGAGGATCCGATACCGAGGATGACACTGAAGGTTACGATGAAAAGAAGAATATCAAGAAGCGACTCTGCAATGGACAGATCTTCTTCATCAAGGAC GATGTGACGGTCGTGGAGGCTGCAGCACGGGGCAAGAGACGGTACCTAACTCTGGACGACAACGATGGCTGTATCTTTACTGTGCTTTTTAAGGAGCTGCAGAAAGAGTGCAAGATCCAGCACGCCTGGGCCAGGACCATCCACACCTTCCAG GGGTCAGAAGCTGAGACCGTCGTGTACGTCCTGGGATCAGGGTGGTATCAGGACTGGAGACACATGTACACGGCCGTGACACGAGGGCGAAAGCGCGTCTATGTGCTGATGCGCAAGGACAGCCTGAAAAATGCCATCAAAAGAAGGGTCACCAACCGTAAAActcagctggaaggtctggtgAAGCAAGTGATTGCCAAAATGGTGCCCACTAAGGCAGGACCAGCTGCAGCAGCTGGCAGCAATCATCCGGGTGACGACTACGATGGCAACAAGACCGCAGCCAAAAGGCCCAAG atgGAGGCCCAAGAGTCTCCCTCTCCCATGGGGCCTGTTCCATAA